Within Natronocella acetinitrilica, the genomic segment ACCAGCACCGCGCGAGACACAACCTGGCAGTGTATCGGGATCTCGGCTACGTCCGCCGCTCACCCGTTTGACAGGCATGGCCGAGAGTTATGGCCAGCGTGGTGATGGGACTAATCGGCTGGCCAAGCGGCGACGCAGCGCGTCCGCGAAGATTGGGATAGGAATCGGGGAAATGTACCTGCCTGAGCATTTCGAAGAGACGCGGGTTGAAGAGCTTCACCGCATCATTGCCGAGTATCCGCTTGGCACCCTCGTGGTCAATGGGCCGTGCGGGCTCGACGCCAATCACCTGCCCTTTGAGTTGGACACCAGCGCCGGAAAGCACGGGCGGCTGATGGCGCATGTCGCGCGCGCCAAACCGGTCTGGACAGAAGCCAAAGACGGCGATGACGTGCTGGTGATCTTTCGCGCTGCGGACGCCTATATCTCACCGAACTGGTATCCCAGCAAGCATGAGTTCCACCGGCAGGTACCGACCTGGAACTACCAGGCGGTGCATGTTCACGGAAAGGTCAGCATTTTGGACGACGAGCGGTTCGTGCGGGGTGTTGTCGCGCGGCTGACGCGTACGCATGAGGCCAGAAGTGAGTCAGGCAAACGCCCATGGAGGATGACCGATTCGTCAAAGGACTACATTGACGCCAAGTTGGCGGCCATCGTCGGTATCCAGATCGATATCGAGAAGATGATCGGCAAGTCCAAGCTCAGCCAGGAAAAGGAAGAGAGAGACCGCATCAACGCGGCCGAGGAACTGCGCAAACGCGACGAGCGGATTATTTCGAAAGCAATGCTGGAGACTACCGGCAAGAAGGGCCGATAGTCTCCGGGAAAACTGCCTAAACAGTCACTGCCTATGTTCCAGGCCTATTGCCCTGCAGCGTGGGTCGCAAAGCGGTTCAACGCTCCGGATACCTGCTCAAGTACCTGATCGCAGCCCACCAGACCATGCCGATCAGCCAGGTATTCGGCGTCGTTGTAGCCGATGTAGACCGTGCCGTCTTCTTCCCATATCAGGGCCTTCATGGGCAGGTCGATGGCGACACTGCGGCCGCACTCCATGAGCCGGGTGCCAACCTCGGGGTTGCCGAACATCACCAGGTAGGTTGGGTCCAGTGTCATGCCGGCGCGCTCCGCTCCCGCGGCGTGATCGACCTCGCCGAAGACATTCATGCCGGCTTCGTCCAGCGCGGACAGCAGCCGCTCCACCGTGGTGTCGAGATCGTGCTCGCTCTCGACGGCTGTGAGCCCGTCCGCTGCCTGGGCCGAGCCGATCATCGCTGCTGCGAGGGCAACTGATGTGAGGAATCGTTTCATGGCTTGCTCTCCCTGTTACTTGAACCATTGCGACAGGTACGCCGGCGGATCGTTCGAACTAGATCGAACGCTCTATGGTTGATTGTGGGACCGCCGGCTAGCATCAGAGTCGGAAAAAATTGCCATGGAGGCGAGGAATGAACTCACCGGGCGTGCACGATGAAGGGCTGTTGCGGGCGCAGGCCCCGGCATTGGGGATTGGGTCACCCGGCACGGGGGGCGCTGGCAGCAGTGCGGCGTTTCAGGCCAGCATGGATCGCATGGATGCGGAAGGCGGGCCGCGTGCCCCGGGCGTGCCGGCTGATGACGACCGTGCCGCGTTCGACAATGCCATTCGTGCCCTGGAGGCGCAGATCGCCAATGCCGGTGCGCATCTGGCATTGGATTCCTCCACCCGTGCGGCATATTCTCGCAAGGTCGCCGAATTGGCGGATGAACTGCGCGGGCAGGCTGCCAGCGGCCAGATCACCTGGCGTCAGGCGGCGGAACAGGCGACCGAGGCCAGGAACCTCACCATGGAATCCATGCGCTGGCGCAGCACGCCTGTTGGTCAGGCCATGGCCGAGAGCCTCAAGAGCCAGGGACGCACCTTCAATGAACTCATCGCCCGCAAGACCCAGCAGCTTTACGGCAATAATGCCGACTTCAACCGGCTCACCGAAGCCCAGCGCAGCGCTGTCTACGGGGAAGTGGTCAAGTCCGCCGGCAAGTCGAATCCACGGATCGACGCCCAGATGCGTAACCTGTCCCATGCTGGCCGTGGCCTTGTCGGTTTCTCTCTTGCGCTGTCCGCCTATACGGTGATGACGGCGGAGGACAAGGGCGAAGCTGTCCGCAGGGAGGCGGCAATCACTGGCGGCGGCGTCCTCGGCGGGCTGGCCGGCGGCGCTGCCGCCGGGCTCGCTTGCGGGCCGGGTGCGCCGGTCTGCGTGGGTATTGGTGCCTTCGCGGGCGGCGCGGCGGCGGCATTCGGCGTGGCAAGTTTCTGGTAGGGGCGCATGGTGCAACGGGCGACCGGGTTCGAAGCACGGTTGGTGGATGGGGCTCGGGATGCGGCTGCGCTCTGCAGCGAGGTCTGGCTTTCAGGTCAGCCGTTTGGCGGCCAGCTTGAGGGCGCCGTTCTTGAGGCAGCCGTGCAGGCCGATTCAGGAATGTATCTGCTGTTCCTGACCGACGATGTTCCCCACGAGGACTTTCTTCATGTTCACCTGCTCAGCGCGGAAGGCGATCTGCTGGACAGTGCTTCCCTGGGGTATCCCTATGCTACCGGCACGTTCTCGTTGCTGGAGCTTGAGCCGCCAGACCGCATCCGGTTCGGCTTCTTCGGCGAGACGGATTGGATTGTCGAACTGCTGCCCAGGCCAGAGTTGTGCCTGCCGCTTATCGCCGAGCCCCGCGGGGTGCGACGCGCACTGCGGCTGCGCCGTCACTTCAGGATTCATGGAGATCCCCGGCGGGCAGGGCGTTCCTGATCATCCGAAAGAGGCGGTGCTGTAACGAACCGCACCAGCAACACTTCAGCCGCTTATTTCGTAATGAACCGCGCCCGCATGCTGCCGAAGTGGCTTTTCCCATGGTTGCTCCCGCAGTGCGAGCTTGCCATCGTCATAGCCGCGCATGCGGTGATTCGCCAGGGTCTGGGGAAGAAACGTGAAATCCTTGGCCCAGAAGCGGTAGGCCTGGCGCCGAGCGGTGTCTGGATTCCGGATCAGGGCGTCAGCCGATATCGTGGTGGCGGCTAGGTTTACGGGAACTACGCATGGAGTCCGTTGACTGCTATTGGAACACTGGCGTTTTTTCCATCGCGAGGATCCGATATGCACCGCAATAACCGACGTTCCCGTCAGTTCGATCTGTCGCGGCTCCGGGCTGTATCGTGCGCCTTTCTGCTGGGTCCGCTGCTGCTTGCCGCCGGTGCAGCGCATGGTGCGGAGCGCACCTTCGAGCCTGCCGATATCGTCGACTGGGACAATCATTCCTTCGAGGGGGAGACCCGTTACGATCTGGTGGAGATCGACGGCCGGCCCGCCGTGCATGCTGTATGCACCGACTCCACGGCGTCCGGGCTCTTTTTCCGCGAGGAAATCGATCTCGAGCAAACCCCGATTATCGAGTGGTCCTGGCGGGTTGACGAGGTGTTCGACGATCTCGACGAGACGGTGAGGGCGGGGGATGATTATCCGGCGCGGCTCTATGTCGTGGATGAGCGAACCGTCCTGCGCTGGCGCACCCGCGCATTGAATTACGTCTGGAGTTCGGACATGGAGCAGGGCGCCGATTGGCCCAATGCCTATGCCTCCCAGGCTCGTATGATCGCGGTGCGGTCCGGCACCGAAGACGGCGGCACCTGGGTCACCGAGCGGCGCAACATCCGGGATGATTTCCAGCGCTTTCACGACCAGGACAAGACATCCATCAACGCAATCGCGATCATGACCGACTGTGACGACACCGGCCAGGAGGCCGAGGCCTGGTACGGAGAGATTCGTTTGCTGGCGGAGTGACGATGTGACGGAGCAAGCCCCCAGCCTACGCCTTTACCATTCGCCGGACAGCGCCAGCGTGGTGGTCAAATTGGCGCTGGAGGCTTCTGGCACGGCATACGACTGCGTTGTCGTTGATCGCGCCGCCGGAGAGCAACGCGGCGACACCTTTCGTGCGTTGAATCCCCAGGGGCTGGTTCCGGTGCTCATCGACGATGGCGACGTGCTCTACGAGACTGGTGCGATACTTCTGCAACTCGTGGATACCCATGGAGCGCCGGGGCCGCGGCCGGGTGCCGCGAAACGCGCGCAGTTCTACAAGTGGCTCTTCTTCCTCAGTAACACCGTGCATGCCGACCTTCGCGTGGCCTTCTATACGCACCGCTACACCGTAAATCCCGATTGTGTGGAGGCTGTTCGCGCAGCTCTGTGTGAGCGGCTGAGACAGCACTTCACGCTGCTGGACAGCGCACTGGCCGACTCATCGGGTGACTGGCTCATGGGGCGGGAGCAGACAGTGGCAGACTTCTACCTTGCCGCCTGTGCCCGATGGGCCGCGCTCTATCCGTTGGATGCGCCGGTTTGCGGCAAGGAGCCGGCTCGCCTGAAACACGTACGAGTCTGGCTCAAGCGTCTGGAGCAAGTGCAGGAAGTGAAGCGTGTTTTTGCCAGTGATGGCGTCAGCGGGGACGTTTTCACCAAGCCTGATTATCCGCCGGGAATCGAGCGCTTGCTGCGCAGTGCGGGGCCCGGGAAGGAGTGCTGACGATGCCCCCCGGCGGGCGGGGGGCATGGCCAGTCGATGAGATCAGCTTCCTCCTCGAAAGGGGTAGTCGGGGGCAGTCCAGTCGAAGCTCACGGCTTGGTCCCGCTCGGCGATCCGGCGGTCCGGATGGCCGAGGCCGAGGTGGGAGTAGACTTCCTCGTCCACCGGCGGGACATCCGCGAGGGAAATGGCCACGTCGATCGTGGTCTGCGTCGTGGCAGGCAGTCCGAGTGTCCAGTAGACATCGACCTGTTCGGACGACATGGCGGAAGAGGATGCGCCGGCCAGCAGTGCTGAGGCGATGGTGGCGATTAATGTTTTCATGACGGGCCTCCAATGAATCGTGTTTGATTCCATTCGCTCGTCGAATGGTGATTTCATTGTTGACCTTTTCGCGCCTTTTCACTATTCGCTATTTTACGAATCGTAATTACCACAATAAAAAATAGCACCGCGATTAGGCGGTGCTTAAGGGCGCCCCTCAAAGAAAAGTCTACGCTGTTGCGGAAGCCTCGGATTTTTGCAACGCATTAGCGTTCACGAAAACGTTCCTGCTCGACTTTCATGTACTCAACCAGGGTCGCCAGATCCTCCGAACCCCACTCAAATGGCACCGAGCCTAGCATCACGAAAAATCCGTATGTAACGCAGCGGCGTGAATACTTCAGCGCTTCCCTCGGTGCACTTCGGTCATGCCGAAATCATGGTCGGGCCATTGCGTCAGCAGTGGGCCGATGTGTTTCGAGAAGCGGTGCCAGCGACCAATGGAGCGCTGGTGAGGTGGCTCACGAACCTGCCAGCGACTGGCGCTTGTCACTGGCTGCGAATTCTTGAAATACCCGAGGCACGACGCATCCCAGGGCAGGCCACAATGGTCGAGCACACCCTTCATGACCAAGGCCGGTTCGCGCACCAGGGCTTCGTAGTCCACTTCGTGAAGCATCCCCGGCGGCAGCGCTGCCCGCCAGTGCGTCATCAGGCGCTCGTAGAGACGGTAGGCAGTGACCAGTCGCTCAAGGCTGTAGGTGAACGACTGGCCGCGCTGGAAGTGGGTGGTAAAGCAGGAGACGCAGGTATCGAGTGGACTGCGCCGGGTGTGGATGATGCGCGCCGTTGGCAGCACCTGCGCCACCATGCCGGCACGGAGATAGTTGCTGGGCAGCTTGTCCACGATGCGTCTGCCCTTTCCCACGTCCACCCTGCAGGCGTCTCTGTAGGCAGCCGCAAGACGCCTCCTGTCACCCGCGATGAGGCGGGAGCAACCCACGGCGAAACTGCTGTGCGCGCTGATGTCCCGTAACGTCTGGGCCATGACCAGGAGATCATCGCGCTCGCCGCCGCCCACCAGTGCGGGATGGGCGGCAAGCATTTCATGGAGGAGCGTTGTTCCGGAACGCGGCATGCCGATGATGAATATTGGCCCCCTTGGCTCGGCCAGCGGCGTCTGTGCCAGACAGTCCGGTGAGAAGGCAGTCTTGATGGCGTTCGTTTCCCGTTCCAGCGTGTCGCCATCGAAGGGGCGTTGGCCGGCAATGATCGTGTTGGCTTCCTCGTAGGCAGCAAATGCACCATCGGAATCATGGTGACGATCGCGCTCCCGAGCAATGGCGAAAAGCAGGAGCGCGCGCTGTTCGCTGTCATCGGGCGTGTCTCGGACTAGCATCGGAAGCCGTCTGTACTCGAGGTCGCTCAACCGCCCCAACTCCGACAAGCCATGCCATGCCGCGCCGCAGCTTGTGTCATCCTGCAGCGCCGCGCGGTATGCCTTCTCGGCGGAGCCGGCGGCGTTGAGTTGCTCATGGATGGCTCCTGACCGAAGCAGCCAGGCGATTCGTCCCTGGCCGGTCCTGGCCCTCTTGGCCTCTCGCCTGCAATGCGCAAGAGCCTGCCGGGCTGTTGGCTGCTTCATGGATGCTCCCTCCTGGCGGCAAAGATGGGTAACGTCTCCATGGACGTTACCCATCTCTCCCAGGCATGCGTTGTCAGAAGTCCAGGCGTGCCGCGAACTGAACGCGTGTTGCGTTCGCGTCGGATCCGTCACGCAACTCGCGTTGACCCCACTGCAGTTCAACGCCGTACATCAACTGCTCCACCGGGCGATACCGCAGGTTGGCGTGGGCGGTGTAGAGCTTGTCGTCCGCGATCCCGGCGGCCTGTTCGGACGCGGCATCGGAATCGGTATCCACGAAGCCGAACACCAGGCCACCGTTCACGCGCGGGCTCAATGCCTGATCCAGGAAGAGCATGAGGCCGAAATCGCTCACCGTCTCGATGTCTCCACTATCATCCACGTAGCCGTTGAAGAAGCCCGTGCCGTTCTGCCAGAGATAACGGTTGGCCCCGTCGTAGTAGCCGACCTGGCCCCCCAACCGGGTTCCACCGAAAGAATACGAGCCGGCAGCATTGACGCCGAACCCGCTGGTCCGGTCGCTGTTGTTGCCGTCGTCCACTTCGAGTTGGGTGACAACCCCGGACAGCGAATACACCCAGCCGCCGGCGTTGCCTGCAAAACGCAGGGTCACATCTGGGAATGGGTCGTTGCTGTCGCCCGCCGAACGCGTCCCGTTATCCAACGATGTGACCACGTTGGACTCGGGGTTTTCCAGCGAGACCGAAAACCTGCCAGCGTCCGCACCGGGAAACGTATAACGGACCTGGGCCTGCCGGTTGAAGATGTAGCCCGCCGGTCCGCCGAAATCCAGCGTGGGCGCGAATACCATTGGCATGAAGTTGGACCAGGTCTGCCCGGCCAGTATTCCGTTCCATTCAAGGAACGCATGGCGCAGTCTCAGGCCACTGGAGTTGGAGACAACCTCGTTGCCGCCGCCACCGAAGAAGTCCGTCTCGATGTAGCTTCTGACGGGGCCGTGGGCTGTCGGTGTGCGCGTGCCGACCGACAGCCGGGTTTCGTTGGCATGGAAGCGCGTCTTGCCGGTGACATCCGTGCCGTCGTTATCAGCGCCTACGTCGATGCCTCGGAAAAAGGCCGTGTCGCCCAGGTCTTGGTCGACGTTGTAGATGGCATCGAGTTTGATGTAGCCACCGATCTGCAGGGTCGTGTTGCCTGCCTGCAGTTCCAGGGCCTGTGCCGGCGCCGCGGCAATAGCCAGGGCGGATAGCGAGACGAGTCCCGCGGATTTAAGGCTCAGTACTCTCATTGAAATTCTCCTTCGCGTTGACGAATGCCTGATCCACTGATGCTGCTCAGGCCTGTGCCCGGATAAAGTTCTTCCGAAAAATCGGAAGAGTGCCGGCGGTTTCTTGAAGATCTTTATAAAGATCCATTCGAATTCTTGTTTAATTTAAAATTACGACAATGCGTAAAAACTCTTACGTAAATTCCGATTAAGTATTTCCCGAGGGCCTGTGAAGAATTCTTCCTTGCGAATTCGGTTAATACCGATATTGGGGATATCTTTTTGTGACTAGGCTTTGGGTTTAGAGAGCAATTGCACTTAATGGATGTGGGTCATGGTTGCAGCGTCTGAATTCGAAAAGGTCTTTTCCACGCTTTTAGGCGTCGCCGGGAGGCGAACTTTTCATCTGCTACTGCTTTCCTATCTGGAATGTCCGTCGGCACCGTCTGCCACGGCGGAGGGATTGCTGGAGGGGTTCCACGCCTTCGTGGGCCGTTCACAGTTCGCGCGGTCGCTGCCGCATGTCGGTGCGATGGCCAGGCTGGACTGGGCGCTGCATTGTGCGCGGGCCTCGAGTCCCACCCGCGGCCTATCGCCGCGGCAACTCCCCCGACTGGAGCCCACGTCCCTGAGGTACTGTGCTTTCGATGTGCACGAAGGCGCTTCCCTGGTGCTGGTCAGTCCCGCGCACTTCGGTCTCTGGCAGGCCAATGTCAACGGGCCGCGCCCTTTGGGTGATCGAAGCCTCGAGGGCTTCGATGCTGTCCTCTTCTCCCGGGGCGGTGACGAGGTTCAACTCACCGCCTGTGCGGGGCAGGTCGGAGTCCTGCTCGACGCGCTCCGGGATGGGCTAACACTGGAGGAGGCCGTGCGTTACGCCCTGCTCACGGGTCAGAGGTTTGATCTGGCAGCGGCGCTGCGGGTTCTGATGAACGCGGGCGTGGTGACGGCTCTCACCTGCCGGCCAGCGTTAACCAGCTTGCGAAATTCCGACCGTTTCTTGCCGGTACTGTAGCGTCGATTTGGCAACGCCCACGTTGGACTTCCCTCGGCTCAGTAGCGACTGATCGAAGCGACACCTGTCGCCAGCAAAAAGTCGCGCGGAGTGCGTCGGCGCGTAAAGCACCGCCAACCAACCGTACATTGCGCGATCTTGGCGAGCAGATAGCAGATCAGGCCGTGATTCGGTCCATGAGCCGGGACAGGAGGCCGCTTTTGCGTTTGCTCATTTCTGCGGCTGCTGCGGCACCGGATTCCCTGGCGGTTTCGAGCAGAGTATCCAGCGTGAGCGCGATCTGCTCGGCTGCGCTTTTCTCTTCTGCACTGAACGACGAGCCTTGTCCATGCACGCCGGCTTCGAGAAGGGCGCCGCTCCAGTCACGAATGCCATGACGGACCGTTTGCATGAGCAGGTTGACGGCCATCGTCGGCACCACGAGGCAGAGGTCCGTATCAAGGCGCACCAGCGCGCGAATCTCGGCCTGGCGCTCATCATTGAGGGGGCAACGACAGCCCCCGTTGCGAAGGATATCGGCGTAGTTTTCCTCGAGTTCATTTATCCCTGTGGGAAGGCTGAAGCCCGACACGGTGCGTCGCTGAGCGTCGCTTATGGGTGCCTCCACCCAACCTAACCCAGGCCGCCATGCGAGCAGGGCGGCGGTGTTCCCCTGGCGATGGAGCGGCAAGTCCGAATCGTCCGTATAACCGTCAAGCTCCTGGCGCAGCCATTGCGAAACCTGCGTGTCACGCAGGACGGTAGCGACGAAAATGCTGCGCTGAACCAGGTCGGAAAGCTTGTGATCCGGATCTCCGCATTGCTCGTGAATCGATGCGATCATTGACGTCATGGTTCCCTCCCTTGCGTCGAACATACGACGCACCAACTCCGCCGTGGCGAATCCACACAACCAACGCCAAGCCGTTGGCGTTGCTTCGGCTGCACGGCCCAAGCATTTGAAGCTAGAACTTGGCAAGATGAATGAATGCCGACTCAGTCACAGAAAACGGGATATCCCCGCTACCAGATGTTTCCGTCGCCGGGTGTGTATGTGACTGCCGACACGGTGGATGCGATGATCATGTCGGCCTGAATCACTCCGGACGCCTTGAGCATACCGGCGTCAACGTTGACCACCCCAGCACTTAACCGGACGGTCGAGGCCTTGATAGTCACCTCAG encodes:
- a CDS encoding FMN-binding negative transcriptional regulator, which translates into the protein MAESYGQRGDGTNRLAKRRRSASAKIGIGIGEMYLPEHFEETRVEELHRIIAEYPLGTLVVNGPCGLDANHLPFELDTSAGKHGRLMAHVARAKPVWTEAKDGDDVLVIFRAADAYISPNWYPSKHEFHRQVPTWNYQAVHVHGKVSILDDERFVRGVVARLTRTHEARSESGKRPWRMTDSSKDYIDAKLAAIVGIQIDIEKMIGKSKLSQEKEERDRINAAEELRKRDERIISKAMLETTGKKGR
- a CDS encoding DUF302 domain-containing protein, whose product is MKRFLTSVALAAAMIGSAQAADGLTAVESEHDLDTTVERLLSALDEAGMNVFGEVDHAAGAERAGMTLDPTYLVMFGNPEVGTRLMECGRSVAIDLPMKALIWEEDGTVYIGYNDAEYLADRHGLVGCDQVLEQVSGALNRFATHAAGQ
- a CDS encoding DUF3047 domain-containing protein produces the protein MHRNNRRSRQFDLSRLRAVSCAFLLGPLLLAAGAAHGAERTFEPADIVDWDNHSFEGETRYDLVEIDGRPAVHAVCTDSTASGLFFREEIDLEQTPIIEWSWRVDEVFDDLDETVRAGDDYPARLYVVDERTVLRWRTRALNYVWSSDMEQGADWPNAYASQARMIAVRSGTEDGGTWVTERRNIRDDFQRFHDQDKTSINAIAIMTDCDDTGQEAEAWYGEIRLLAE
- a CDS encoding glutathione S-transferase family protein yields the protein MTEQAPSLRLYHSPDSASVVVKLALEASGTAYDCVVVDRAAGEQRGDTFRALNPQGLVPVLIDDGDVLYETGAILLQLVDTHGAPGPRPGAAKRAQFYKWLFFLSNTVHADLRVAFYTHRYTVNPDCVEAVRAALCERLRQHFTLLDSALADSSGDWLMGREQTVADFYLAACARWAALYPLDAPVCGKEPARLKHVRVWLKRLEQVQEVKRVFASDGVSGDVFTKPDYPPGIERLLRSAGPGKEC
- a CDS encoding sulfotransferase family protein; the protein is MKQPTARQALAHCRREAKRARTGQGRIAWLLRSGAIHEQLNAAGSAEKAYRAALQDDTSCGAAWHGLSELGRLSDLEYRRLPMLVRDTPDDSEQRALLLFAIARERDRHHDSDGAFAAYEEANTIIAGQRPFDGDTLERETNAIKTAFSPDCLAQTPLAEPRGPIFIIGMPRSGTTLLHEMLAAHPALVGGGERDDLLVMAQTLRDISAHSSFAVGCSRLIAGDRRRLAAAYRDACRVDVGKGRRIVDKLPSNYLRAGMVAQVLPTARIIHTRRSPLDTCVSCFTTHFQRGQSFTYSLERLVTAYRLYERLMTHWRAALPPGMLHEVDYEALVREPALVMKGVLDHCGLPWDASCLGYFKNSQPVTSASRWQVREPPHQRSIGRWHRFSKHIGPLLTQWPDHDFGMTEVHRGKR
- a CDS encoding DcaP family trimeric outer membrane transporter, with the translated sequence MRVLSLKSAGLVSLSALAIAAAPAQALELQAGNTTLQIGGYIKLDAIYNVDQDLGDTAFFRGIDVGADNDGTDVTGKTRFHANETRLSVGTRTPTAHGPVRSYIETDFFGGGGNEVVSNSSGLRLRHAFLEWNGILAGQTWSNFMPMVFAPTLDFGGPAGYIFNRQAQVRYTFPGADAGRFSVSLENPESNVVTSLDNGTRSAGDSNDPFPDVTLRFAGNAGGWVYSLSGVVTQLEVDDGNNSDRTSGFGVNAAGSYSFGGTRLGGQVGYYDGANRYLWQNGTGFFNGYVDDSGDIETVSDFGLMLFLDQALSPRVNGGLVFGFVDTDSDAASEQAAGIADDKLYTAHANLRYRPVEQLMYGVELQWGQRELRDGSDANATRVQFAARLDF